The DNA window CATGCCGAAACCGATTCCTCAGGATTGCAGACTAACTCTGCCTTACATCGACACCATGCTCAATTTCCTTTCGAAAGAAAAAAAATGAAAAAAATATTGTTTCTCTTTCTTATGATTGCAGGCTGTGGTTGGCAGGATGCCAATCAGATTGCCCCTTCGATTGATTCTACATCGCCCACCAATGGGGCGGGAGGTTTCGCACTCAATCAAGCCATTACGGCCACATTTAATGCCACGATGGATTCCGCAACAATCAGCACCTCCACATTTACCATCGGAAATGTAGCCGGAACTGTTTCTCTGGATAGCACCAAAAAAATCGCGACGTTCACTCCATCCAGCAATCTAACGGCAAGCACACTCTATACAGCAACCATTACAACAGGGGCAAAAAATACAAATGGAATTGGATTGACCAGCAACTATGTCTGGACCTTTATGACCGGAAGCTCAAGCACTCCCACGGTTAGTTCCACAACCCCCGCCAGTGGAGCAACGGCTGTGCCAACAAATCAGGCTATTTCGGCAACCTTCAGTAATGTGATGGATTCCACCACCATTACCACAACAACATTTTCTGTCGCCGGAGTAACGGGAACCATAGCAATGGATGCCACAAAAAAGATCGCTACTTTCACGCCAATTGCTCTTTTAACGGCAAACACCAAGTTTACGGCAACAATTTCTACTGGGGTTAAAGACAGCAACGGCAATGCACTGCAAAGCGCATCAACATGGAGCTTCACCACAGGAAATTAGCGATGTCCGTTATTGACACAAGGATATCCCTTATATAGCATCCCCGCACTTTTTCGCCGGTGCTTAGTGGAAGGGTATACATGATGACATAAGTTCTTGCGTATGTAACTCCCTCTCCCTTGAGGGGAGAGGGTTGGGGAGAGGGTGATCATGAGGTCACCCTCCCCTTAATCCCCTCCCCTCAAGGGAGGGGAAAAAATCAATTCGCAATTATTTATGTCGCTTTGTATAAGTAGAGGCGCTAGCTCAGTTGGTAGAGCATATCCCTTTTAAGGAGAGGGTCCCGAGTTCGAGCCTCGGGCGCCTCACAAAATTTTGCAAAGCAAAATTTTCCTCCATTTTCTATTTTCCATTCTCCATTTTCGAAAATTGGAAAATAGAGAATAGAAAATAGAGGGAAATTTTTGTTTCACAAAAATTTCAGTCCCCTTCGTCTAGAGGCCTAGGACACCGCCCTTTCACGGCGGCAGCACCGGTTCGAATCCGGTAGGGGACGCACTTTAAAAAGCCCTTGGATTTCCAAGGACTTTTTAATGAGAGTTAGTGGAAATTTCGAACTGATTTTATTTTCTATTGTCCATCTCAAACAATTCCATTACAAAATCTCTGGTGAAAATATTAAGGCAGTCCGAAAATAATTACGCCTTCATTGACAGCCAAAATCTAAATCTTGCCATTCGTGAACAAGGATGGGTGTTAGACTTCACCCGTTTTCGCCGATACCTACAAGAGAAGTATAAGGTTTCAAAAGCCTTTATCTTCATTGGCTTTATCGCACAAAATCAGGATTTATATACTTCGCTCCAGAAAGCAGGCTATATTCTCATTTTCAAACCGACACTCTTTTTGCCGGATGGAAAGGTCAAAGGCAATGTCGATGCAGAACTTGTGCTACATGCAATGATTGAATATCCGCACTATGACAAAGCCATGATTGTCACGGGAGACGGAGATTTTTGTTGTTTGGTCGATTACCTTCTTAAAAATAAAAAATTATTAAAATTAATGATTCCCAATCGGGGGAGGTATTCGTCATTGTTCAGAAAGTTGATGCCGCATATTGTTTTTATGAATGAATTGAGAGTGAAACTGGAGCACAAAAAAGGGTAAAAAAAAGAGGCATTACCTCGGGGACGAAACCCCTCGGATAGCCTCAAATCGTGATTCTGGAATTATTATCTCAAATCAACCCGGTCTGTCAATAATTATGCCTAAACTTCAAAATGTCATCTCTTGACACGCGGTTCGAAAATCTTTTAAGAATGGACGGGAAACTTAATAATGACGGAAATTGATCTTCATGGCATGAGTTTGGAGGAGGCACAGGCTGAAGTTATCAAATTTGTGGATCAGTTATATTATCGAGGAGAGGCCAGCGGGCGCATCATTCACGGCATGGGTGTGATTGCAGAAAAATTGCCGGAATGGTTGCGAAGCTATCCCCATGTTAAAAGTTTCGAGGCTGTTTGGTCCAATCCGGGAGCAACCCTCGTTTTCTTAGCCATTGCCTAACACAACTATCTTGAGAAAATCTTTTCATCATCATCGCCCCGGAAGTCATCACACTCCGCCGTTAAGGAGATCGGATGTGACCGTGCAATTTCTTCAAAAAATATCGATCGATCCTCATGAGCGTCTCCGGATGGAAACATCGGGCGGGCCTCTTAGCATGCGCGTCTTCGATCTCATTTCTCCGATCGGCAAGGGGCAAAGAGGTCTTATTGTTGCGCCTCCAAAAACGGGGAAGACCACTTTTTTAAAAGAAATTTGCATTGCGCTGGCAGGCAACCATCCTGAAGTCAAGACCTACTGTTTGTTGATTGAGGAACGACCCGAAGAAGTGACTGATTTTAGAAGATCCGTCCCGGGTGAAGTCATTGCTTCTTCTGCGGATCAAGACACCGAACATCATATTCAAACGGCCAACGCACTTTTGGAAAAGGTGATCGGCGAGGTCAATGCAGGGAAGGATGTTTTGATTCTGATCGACTCTCTCACGCGTCTCGCGCGCGTTCACAATCGCGATGCCCACAGCGGCAAAACTCTGAGCGGCGGTATGGACGCCAATGCGCTGGAAATTCCGCGTCGGTTTTTTGGATCCGCGCGCAAACTGGAAGAGGGCGGATCTCTAACAATCATCGCAACCGCCCTCATCGACACGGAAAGCCGGATGGACGATTATATCTATCAAGAGTTCAAAGGGACAGGGAATATGGAGCTTGTGCTTTCGCGAAAACTGGCCGAAGCGAGACTCTTTCCGGCGATTGACATCTCCGGATCCGGCACCCGAAAAGAAGAAAAACTTTTTTCCGAAGAAGAGTTCAGCACGATCCACAAAGTAAGGTCTTACCTGACAAGCCTGAATCCAGCCGACGCTTTGAAAAAACTCATAGAGACTCTCCCAAAATATCCTTCCAATGCAGAGTTCTTGAAAAAATTTAGTCTTTATGGGAGTGGTGGAAAATGCGTTTTTCATGGTTGTCATCCTGAACGCAGTGAAGGATCTACTTGATAATATTGGATTCTTCGCGGAGTTTATCCTGAGCCCGAACAGATTCTTCGCTTCGCTCAGAATGACAAAGCGAAGGGCTCAGAATGACAATTTGAAAATTTTAGTATTTTCACACAACTGTTTCGTCACATTTATAAAGAGTTCAGAATTTCTTCGCGCTTTTTCTGATATTCGTCTTTATTAATCAGCCCCTTCTTTTTTAGGGAATCCAACTGTTGCAAGCGCCCTTCTGTTGCATTTGTATTTGTTGGTAAAGGAGGCGTTGCTGTTGTTACAGAAACGGGTTTCGCCTTCTCTGTTGCCGGTTTTTCCAATTTTTTCTGGTCCACGGTCAATGGTCCATGGTCTATAGTCCCGCTTTCCGCAGGCGGAATTGCCAGCAGGACTTCATCGGTTGATTTGCCAAATTGCTGGCCCGGTTGAATCAGGATGGAAACACGCACCCCCTGAGCTTTGCTGATGGCGATATTCACATCGCTCATTTTGTCATAATCGTTTGAAATTTTGGCCATCAATTTTTTAAAATGGATGTGGAGCTGATTTCCTTCAATCCACGATTTGGCAATGGTGAGACGGTCATCTCTCATTAAAACTTTTGGTTTGTGAGTAACGAAGGAAAAAATCACCTCTTCGTTGGGTTGTGCTTCTTGGAAAGCTTTTGCCAGATTGGGGACCAAAAGATCGAGAGCGGGCTGATTGAAAATAACTTCGTCTGTTTCCTCGTTTTTGTTGAAAAGGGCTTTTTTGTCGAATTTCAATGCGCTGAGCATTTCTCTAAGCTGGAGTTCTGAAAAAGTATAAGGTTGGTTGATTTGGCGGTCTTTGAGGTCATCCGCATCAACCTCAACCCTCTTAACGGATTGATAGCGACGGTCTGTGTAAACATACGTGCTTTTGGTTGCCAAAACCGAACTATAGACCATGGACCATAGACCAAGGACCAAAAGCAGAAAAAAATACAAACTCTTTTTCATAATTTTTTGTTTCATATTAACTCCTTTACAAGTGCTGATTCCCTAGCATAAACACCGAATCAAATGCAATCGGTATTGATTCAGCAAATCCCGGTGGGGATGATGGCCAATTTTTCCTACCTTATTATTGATGCGGCCACCAAAAAAGCCGCCTATGTTGATCCGGGTTGGGAGGTTGAAAAGGTTTTAGCCACGGCGAATCAACTGGATGTAACCATTGAGAAAATTTTGATTACACATACCCATTTCGATCATATTCAGGAGCTTGCCAACGCTTATACCGAACTTAAAGTCCCGGTTTTTGTTTCCGCATTGGCGACAGGGACTGTTGAAGAAATGGGGATTCCCGTTCACGCTGTTGTTGATAGCGACGTGATTCCGGTTGGAAATCTTTCCGTGAAATGTCTTCACACACCCGGGCACACGCCCGGTGAAATCTGTTTTTATGTCGGGAATCATCTCATCACCGGAGATGTTTTGTTTGTGGATGCCTGCGGAAGAGTTGATCTGCCTGATTCCGATCCTGAAGAAATGTTTGAAACTTTAAGAAAGTTGAGTCAGCTTCCCGATGAGACGATTATTTATCCGGGGCATCATTATGGTTCAACCCCCACCGATACGATCGGCCATCAGAAAAAAACAAATCCTTATTTGATTGCCGCGGCGGAAGGGAAAGAGACGTTTTTTGGCAGGAGGGGAGTATAGGAGTGAGCATTCACATGAAACTTTTTTTGGAAGCGCTACAGGAAGGTATTTTGGGTGACGGGGCGATGGGGACCGAAATCTATTCGCGCGGCGTTTTTTTGAATCGCAATTACGATGAACTCAATTGCTCC is part of the Deltaproteobacteria bacterium genome and encodes:
- the rho gene encoding transcription termination factor Rho gives rise to the protein MTVQFLQKISIDPHERLRMETSGGPLSMRVFDLISPIGKGQRGLIVAPPKTGKTTFLKEICIALAGNHPEVKTYCLLIEERPEEVTDFRRSVPGEVIASSADQDTEHHIQTANALLEKVIGEVNAGKDVLILIDSLTRLARVHNRDAHSGKTLSGGMDANALEIPRRFFGSARKLEEGGSLTIIATALIDTESRMDDYIYQEFKGTGNMELVLSRKLAEARLFPAIDISGSGTRKEEKLFSEEEFSTIHKVRSYLTSLNPADALKKLIETLPKYPSNAEFLKKFSLYGSGGKCVFHGCHPERSEGST
- a CDS encoding Ig-like domain-containing protein, whose protein sequence is MKKILFLFLMIAGCGWQDANQIAPSIDSTSPTNGAGGFALNQAITATFNATMDSATISTSTFTIGNVAGTVSLDSTKKIATFTPSSNLTASTLYTATITTGAKNTNGIGLTSNYVWTFMTGSSSTPTVSSTTPASGATAVPTNQAISATFSNVMDSTTITTTTFSVAGVTGTIAMDATKKIATFTPIALLTANTKFTATISTGVKDSNGNALQSASTWSFTTGN
- a CDS encoding SHOCT domain-containing protein, translating into MKQKIMKKSLYFFLLLVLGLWSMVYSSVLATKSTYVYTDRRYQSVKRVEVDADDLKDRQINQPYTFSELQLREMLSALKFDKKALFNKNEETDEVIFNQPALDLLVPNLAKAFQEAQPNEEVIFSFVTHKPKVLMRDDRLTIAKSWIEGNQLHIHFKKLMAKISNDYDKMSDVNIAISKAQGVRVSILIQPGQQFGKSTDEVLLAIPPAESGTIDHGPLTVDQKKLEKPATEKAKPVSVTTATPPLPTNTNATEGRLQQLDSLKKKGLINKDEYQKKREEILNSL
- a CDS encoding MBL fold metallo-hydrolase codes for the protein MQSVLIQQIPVGMMANFSYLIIDAATKKAAYVDPGWEVEKVLATANQLDVTIEKILITHTHFDHIQELANAYTELKVPVFVSALATGTVEEMGIPVHAVVDSDVIPVGNLSVKCLHTPGHTPGEICFYVGNHLITGDVLFVDACGRVDLPDSDPEEMFETLRKLSQLPDETIIYPGHHYGSTPTDTIGHQKKTNPYLIAAAEGKETFFGRRGV
- a CDS encoding NYN domain-containing protein, giving the protein MKILRQSENNYAFIDSQNLNLAIREQGWVLDFTRFRRYLQEKYKVSKAFIFIGFIAQNQDLYTSLQKAGYILIFKPTLFLPDGKVKGNVDAELVLHAMIEYPHYDKAMIVTGDGDFCCLVDYLLKNKKLLKLMIPNRGRYSSLFRKLMPHIVFMNELRVKLEHKKG
- a CDS encoding Smr/MutS family protein gives rise to the protein MTEIDLHGMSLEEAQAEVIKFVDQLYYRGEASGRIIHGMGVIAEKLPEWLRSYPHVKSFEAVWSNPGATLVFLAIA